A stretch of DNA from Bactrocera neohumeralis isolate Rockhampton chromosome 6, APGP_CSIRO_Bneo_wtdbg2-racon-allhic-juicebox.fasta_v2, whole genome shotgun sequence:
GCCCCAAGGAAGAAAGcctcaaaaattatatttttttgtcttattttgaCGCGAATGTTACAAATCCATGAgtgaatacatattttttctaatttccatacttccatatttcaaaaaaagaactaataaatacatttttttaatgaacgattttttttttcgcccGCGTGTCCTGATCGATGCAAAAACAGAGTGTTCATAATTCACTCGCGTCCAACTTCTGCATGCAAATGAACTATGATAGTGTTGGATAGATCACTTTCCGGTCACGAATATGTAATGTTTGAGCGAAAATAAGGCGGTATAAAAAAACATCATTTTTGAGGCTTCCTTCGTGGAGGGACTTAGACTATACATTTACCtttatttgttcaaaataagGGCCTTGACTTagcagtatataatatttatatgttttgcaATTGCAACTACTTCGAATTGCGTAAAAACCATACTTACCTTATGTTAGAAATCTTGTTGAACGTTGAATAAACTCTTTACACAATAAAGGAGAATTCTTAGTTTAAATTGCATCTTCATTTGCTATAGACGAATTGGCGAAATGAAATGTGACTAAGCTCGAATTTGGTACTTGTGTTCAATGTACAAAGAAAACCCAAATAAGGTAAACTAATGATTGCTAACAAAGTATTTCTCgcataacaacaaacacacatataaatgaGTGCAGTAACATCATTTGAaatctaaaaagaaaaaagaatttttacaaaaacaatgtaCACACAAATGTAAACtatctattttattattaaaacggcatttattaataatttatctttgaCAAATTGTTATTCCATTTAGCATCAAGCACCTTTAGCAGCTGCTTCTATACGagttttttcatttgttgcctTTGCATTGACAACGCTGGCTACCAAACTTTGTTTGCACTTCACTTTATCAATTCGAGTTTCTTggtatttaagtcaattaaaatatactattttgttaaatttgatttaaagtGTCACAGTAACccaatttaaaacattttaaattatttgcgggcaatcttattaaataaaacttatttgAAGTCAATAAAAGTATAAGAGAAATTGAAGAAACGGAAAAACTGGAAATTCCTTCATAAGAAATGAGAAAATGATGGAGAAGCTAACGATGTTGCCACATGATTTTATATGAACATCAATATTCGTTCGCTATTAAAGTTAGGGATAGatgtatattagaaaaaatctCACACATAATGACTGCTCTATTCTTTTATCTTTTTGAAAAGCATATGATATTTAAACACTTGGGGGACAGCTACATGTTCAAACTATATATCGAGATCAATCAATCATCAAAACTAAGTAATACAGCCGTTCCCACTaaagtcgggtctaagtaaccggaacggacttggatttttatccgaccaaggactgtcaactcggcaccatactcgaaattacttcaggaacgTTTTCTgcctctacaacaacaacatcaacgaAAAGCAGAGAAAggcaaaattttgatttgaataaaaCTGTGACGAAAACGTATATGAGAACAAAATTGAATTGACGATAAATATCCAGAATTAACTAGACAGTGGTATTCTTAATTGCcagaatttaatttagtttaattaattttaattaatttcttttcaatttaactttattttatttcttaaatacgAAATTCTGACAGACATTAGGgagattctcttgctcttgcaagattgcagattgcaaaaatcctataccgaaatatacaagggcacgagagcacccattgcagaatctagtgatatatgaacggctgattcggtcaatttattgtaaatgactattgtgcatggctattgtgtgtgtgcaccttctgcattcattcttaaaactgtaacaaatctttataatttaaatagaaattattaaatctatttaaaatttacattcctcaacaatttaacgtcaaatatgtatttaagtaaaatggcagctagcacagggttgcaattatttttttacgtgtcattgcacgaaaataaacatgggttttggtctgacatattttacagctgttgcaaatatttttctgcgtgtgtttgtgttgtcCCGTTGCATTAGGTGGAAaaatctgcaattcgtgcaccgtgcaagggttttgcaagagcaagagaataggggtattctcttgctcttgcaagattgcagattgcaaaaatactataccgaaatatacaagagcacgagagcacccattgcagaatctagtgatatatgaatggctaattcggtcaatttgttgtgaatgactattaagcatggctattgtgaattggcgcaccttctgcatacatttaaaaaaaaaactgtaacaaatctttaaaatttaaatagaaataataaaatccattcaaaacttatcttcctcaacaatttaacgacgtaatatgtctttttgtaaaatggcaactacaacagggttgcaattatatttttgcgtgacattgcacgcaaatatacataggttttggtctgacatattttacagcccttacaaatatttttctgcgtatgtttgttgttgtgccgttgtaaatctgcaattcttgcaccgggttttgcaagagcaagagaatacccctaatactTTATTGTAtctactttaaaaaattaacggGTGACACATTTCTCAACTCATTCTTATTATATAAATGTACTTATAATTCATAGTAGcgttatttaatattgtttatttttcttaacatttaATTTGAATCTAATTATTCTAAGGTGATTAGTAAGTTAAAGTAAAATAGTAAATAGTTCCTTTTTTTTCTAGTATGTTTGTAATTTGATTTACAAgtcatattataataaataaataaataaataactccTTGAGAAGAGTACAAACGCTGTATAATAAGAGTACCGGCAACCCTGATGTAATGTCATCCGAAAACTTTGTTGTGGACATATCGATGGAATTATTTGCACGCGTGTTAAATCCCTTCACTTAAACGGTGGgtctttggaaaaaaaatatgtaatataaaattaagtaaaaatagtTTGTTAAAAGAAGAATATATAAATGTCGTTACAGATAATTGGAGCATTCCCACTGCTACGCTCCGCTTCAGTGAAATTGTGGAAAAGTCAATCCCATTATTTGAAATCGAAAGCCAAATATTGTATTAGCGGCAGCATATTAAATTTTGCCAACAAAGCTCCATTTAGTATCCAAAACAACATTGTAAATTCGATTAACAATATTAGTATAAAACCTGACACAACTACACTTAATTCAAAAGACTCGGCTGCAAATTCTAATTGGGGCACGAAGAAAAGCAAACGAAAAGTAAGGTTACGCTTTACAGACATGAGTaatccagagatagaagcaaAATTAGCACCATTGCGTGCTGCAGTGCTGGAGCAAGGAAATTTGGTTCGGGAACTAAAAGTGAAAGGCGCGCCTGAGATAGACGTGAAACGGGCAGTGGCTGAATTAAAAGCCCGTAAAAAGATATTGGAGGACCGTGAGCTAGAACTAACTCCAAGTGTCGTAACATTCGATCGATCGAAAATGGAAGATTTGCTAAAACGTCGTTTCTTTTATGATCAAAGTTTTGCAATTTACGGTGGTATAACAGGCCAATATGACTTTGGTCCAATGGGTTGTGCATTGAAGTCAAACATCCTCTCTCTGTGGCGTCAATTTTTCGTATTGGAAGAGCAAATGCTTGAAGTAGATTGCTCAATATTAACACCAGAACCAGTACTAAAAGCTTCTGGACATGTCGATCGATTTGCGGATTTGATGGTGAAAGATGTCAAAACTGGTGAGTGTTTTCGGCTTGATCATTTGATAAAGAATGCTTTGGAAAAATTATCAAAGGAGAAAACTGCAACACAAGAAGTAAAAGTCGAATGTGAAGACATTGTTATTAAACTTGATGGCATGAATAAGCAAGAGATGTCTGATGTACTTGCAAAGTATAGCATAAAGTCACCTTTAACTGGTAATGATTTGACTGAACCGATTGAATTTAACTTAATGTTCGCTACTCAAATTGGGCCTACTGGTTTAGTAAAAGGCTTCTTACGACCAGAAACAGCGCAAGGTATTTTCGTAAATTTCAAGCGATTACTTGAATTTAACCAAGGAAAATTGCCTTTCGCCGTGGCTCAAATTGGTAATTCATTCCGCAACGAAATCTCTCCCCGCTCTGGACTTATTCGTGTTCGAGAATTTACAATGGCGGAGATTGAACATTTTTGTGATCCATCTCATAAAAATCATCCAAAATTTGAAAGTATTGCCGATACTCGTTTGACACTTTATTCGGCATGCAATCAAATGGATGGCAAATCAGCTCAACAAATATCAATTGGGGAAGCTGTAAGAAACAATTTGGTCGCAAATGAAACACTAGGTTACTACATGACAAGAATTCACCAATTCCTTATGGCAATAGGTATAAAACCAGAATGTCTTCGTTTCCGTCAGCATATGAACAATGAAATGGCCCATTATGCTTGTGACTGTTGGGATGCAGAATGCCTTACCAGCTATGGCTGGGTAGAATGCGTTGGCTGTGCTGATAGGTCCGCTTATGACTTAGGTCAGCACACTCAAGCTACTGGGGTAAAACTGGTGGCTGAAAAGCGTTTACCTGAACCGAAAACCATTGAAATCGCCGAAATCGTaccaaacaaacaaactttgggaaaaacttttaaaaaagatGCTAAATCAATTACAGATGCATTATCGAAGCTTTCCTTGAGTGATGTGAATGAAGTagaacaaaatttgaaagataAAGAAGAATACGTCCTCTCTCTACATAATGGTAGTGAATTCAAATTGACTCCTGATACTATATCCGTCAAGCACAGCACTAAAACGGTTCACGTAGAGGAAATTACACCAAGTGTCATTGAGCCATCTTTCGGAATAGGTCGTATTATGTACGCATTGCTTGAACAGAATTTCCAATGTCGTGAAGGTGATGAACAGCGTTGTTACTTCACACTACCATCTGTGGTTGCACCATTAAAATGCTCAATATTGCCATTGTCAAATAACACCGAATTTAATCCATTCATCCGTCAGTTGTCCTTTGCGCTAACCAAGGCAGAGCTTTCACATAAAGTCGATGACTCAAGCGGATCTATTGGTCGTCGCTACGCGCGAACTGATGAAATTGCCATACCATTTGGCATTACCATTGACTTTGATACACTAAAGGAACCACATAGTGTAACTTTAAGAGATCGCGATTCTCTTAAACAGGTGCGAATTGGCATCAATGAAGTTACAGAAGTGGTTAAGGACCTGTGTACTGGAAAAGTGCATTGGTCTCAAGTTATGGAAAAATACCCCATATTTGAACAGCAGGAAGCTACTAAGTGAAAAAGtgcatttcaaatataattatgtaaacatttataaaattttcgatttttgtaattttagaatCTTTCGTTATAACGGTATTTAAATCAAGCTAAAagcataaacaaaaatttaaaagccttTTTAATACATCTATATAATTGggtgattttaattaattaataatatttaaaaaaaaattgtttcctaaGTATCTTATACACagtataatatactatatgtatattaacctCTTGCTCTAAGGGCCGTTCTCTTAATGTCTAGCTCGCAGCTATCTTGTTAGTTATGGGTAATTCACATAAAATTTTAGCTTCGCTTTGCGTCAGACATTTGTTTTGACGGAAAAGTTTGGCGTACGCTTTTGAAAGTGCGTTCACATAAAAAGTTTGTGCCAAGCCAAATTTTAAATACCTCTCATCTTTTTGCGCTTTGCCAAGCAACAGTCAGTGTTATTAGGGGAAGACAATGAAAGCAAAGCACTCATTGTAGCATACCCTTTTTTACTGAATTCCGTTATTTTTGTTTGGACTGTCACGCAAAGCGGGGAAGGTATTTTGTGAATGGGTTTTAACTCTGGTCAAAAAAAGGTTCTTTACCGAAAGATGGAGTCTTGGTTAAATTAACAAGTGCTCGACTGAAGTgcaacacatagagcgcgacagactgcaaccGACCtctgttaaatattaaaatacacacgtccTAAAGGACACAGTTActtagacagctgcacgactacacgactgtaggccgacagttgtcgttctcgctaacttcaaaatatttttatatttgccaacgacagcgGGGCGACAGTAGAGAGGAGTGATGCAAcgaatatgtaaaattattcaaagcttcaacaaacctgacgttattttacaaataaaagctcTGTTTTATCATTTgcaataacaattgataatttaaaataaaaatatttacctatttacttattttctgcataaaaattcactttgaacaaaatattaaaatttcattggagtgaaaggtattatatggcaacaacgaaattgtgtacatacaaaatggacagctgtgttgtcttgtgtatATGCCGGCCATTGATATGTctctgccttcttacaaatgttcgtGTTAAAGAATTCACGACGACATTTACatttcactgtcgtgctgccatgtcgtgtcgcgctctatgtgtttaGCACTTGAATAAACGGCATTTAATTACGGTAACCGTGACTTGTATCGTAAATCAATCACAGGGTGTAAAAATGACTACTTATCGGATAGAAGTAAAAAATGCACCTTTGCAAACATATGGGTGTTTGACAGCTGAtgacgaaaatatatacaaaaacatgTGGTACACATCGGCGATGCCAttcgaaaatttattagaaTCCAACTCATTTCTTACGATTTAGTTTCTCCTTTTACTGTTATAAATATAGCTTgtagtttattattattatgttaatttattattacacaCAGAATTTTAGTTTACCCACAAAGCTCAATATGATAGCATATAGAAATCTGGCACTTCTTCCATATGGATTCCTTTGCGGATTGGATTTGAGAATGTAGGTGTATTTGCTAAGCGTGTAAATTGTCAAAAGTTAACAAAATGCGTAGAGCATAGTTCACCACACTAGGATGCAAGAATAAATTTTAACAGTGGCTCCTAAACAGAGCTGACAGAatgtgaataaatatatttaaaatatttatacatacagtGAACCAATTAAGTTTTAGCATAGAATGATTTTCTacagaaaattttgtataaaagcaataataaatatatttatgaaattattttttgtgcataGTATACTTTGTAGAAATATATATTCTTCTTTAAGCTATGTTGCATTGGTCCCGTTTTTTGGAGACTTTTAGTAGATAATGCTAAGTTATGAATAATTAGAGCACTTGACTTTTAGTAATGTTGTTAGCTTCGGCGTAGActgaaaaaaatggatcatgGAAAAGAAATAACTATTGAATTGGAGAATCTAATCCTAAATCTAcatttacaaacaaacaaaaaacggaCGCGAGATTGGACAAATAAACCACTACATAAACAGTGGCAAACTAGAAAGGGATAACAGATCTGGAAGgccaaaaacatttttaggACGGTAGGAGCGATGTATTGTTGGGGCATTGGCTCAAGATCCATAAATTTCAGcagtaaaattaaatgaaaaattcaggAACAACTTGGAAAAACATTTAGTTCACAAACAGTCCGAAATACCCTATATAAAGCCGGTTACCATGGTCGTGTATCTTAACGCAAGCCTCGCTTTCTTTCTCActagaagaagaagttgaattTCGCTAAAACACACCTAACCAATCTGAAACCTTTTGGAAAAATGTCATATTCAGCGATGAAtcgaaattcaatttatttggaTCGAATGGTTCAACTAAAATATGGCGA
This window harbors:
- the LOC126762289 gene encoding glycine--tRNA ligase isoform X1, with translation MSLQIIGAFPLLRSASVKLWKSQSHYLKSKAKYCISGSILNFANKAPFSIQNNIVNSINNISIKPDTTTLNSKDSAANSNWGTKKSKRKVRLRFTDMSNPEIEAKLAPLRAAVLEQGNLVRELKVKGAPEIDVKRAVAELKARKKILEDRELELTPSVVTFDRSKMEDLLKRRFFYDQSFAIYGGITGQYDFGPMGCALKSNILSLWRQFFVLEEQMLEVDCSILTPEPVLKASGHVDRFADLMVKDVKTGECFRLDHLIKNALEKLSKEKTATQEVKVECEDIVIKLDGMNKQEMSDVLAKYSIKSPLTGNDLTEPIEFNLMFATQIGPTGLVKGFLRPETAQGIFVNFKRLLEFNQGKLPFAVAQIGNSFRNEISPRSGLIRVREFTMAEIEHFCDPSHKNHPKFESIADTRLTLYSACNQMDGKSAQQISIGEAVRNNLVANETLGYYMTRIHQFLMAIGIKPECLRFRQHMNNEMAHYACDCWDAECLTSYGWVECVGCADRSAYDLGQHTQATGVKLVAEKRLPEPKTIEIAEIVPNKQTLGKTFKKDAKSITDALSKLSLSDVNEVEQNLKDKEEYVLSLHNGSEFKLTPDTISVKHSTKTVHVEEITPSVIEPSFGIGRIMYALLEQNFQCREGDEQRCYFTLPSVVAPLKCSILPLSNNTEFNPFIRQLSFALTKAELSHKVDDSSGSIGRRYARTDEIAIPFGITIDFDTLKEPHSVTLRDRDSLKQVRIGINEVTEVVKDLCTGKVHWSQVMEKYPIFEQQEATK
- the LOC126762289 gene encoding glycine--tRNA ligase isoform X2, whose protein sequence is MSNPEIEAKLAPLRAAVLEQGNLVRELKVKGAPEIDVKRAVAELKARKKILEDRELELTPSVVTFDRSKMEDLLKRRFFYDQSFAIYGGITGQYDFGPMGCALKSNILSLWRQFFVLEEQMLEVDCSILTPEPVLKASGHVDRFADLMVKDVKTGECFRLDHLIKNALEKLSKEKTATQEVKVECEDIVIKLDGMNKQEMSDVLAKYSIKSPLTGNDLTEPIEFNLMFATQIGPTGLVKGFLRPETAQGIFVNFKRLLEFNQGKLPFAVAQIGNSFRNEISPRSGLIRVREFTMAEIEHFCDPSHKNHPKFESIADTRLTLYSACNQMDGKSAQQISIGEAVRNNLVANETLGYYMTRIHQFLMAIGIKPECLRFRQHMNNEMAHYACDCWDAECLTSYGWVECVGCADRSAYDLGQHTQATGVKLVAEKRLPEPKTIEIAEIVPNKQTLGKTFKKDAKSITDALSKLSLSDVNEVEQNLKDKEEYVLSLHNGSEFKLTPDTISVKHSTKTVHVEEITPSVIEPSFGIGRIMYALLEQNFQCREGDEQRCYFTLPSVVAPLKCSILPLSNNTEFNPFIRQLSFALTKAELSHKVDDSSGSIGRRYARTDEIAIPFGITIDFDTLKEPHSVTLRDRDSLKQVRIGINEVTEVVKDLCTGKVHWSQVMEKYPIFEQQEATK